Part of the Paludisphaera borealis genome, GCTCGGCCACCGACCGCAGCGTGCTCGGCTTGGTGTTGGGGTGGGCGAACCAGCCGGTGTCCATGGCGATCGCCGTCAGCAGCCCCGTCGAGACTTCCTTCGTGAACGTACCGCCCAGGGCCTTCACGGCCTGCATCACGAGCGTGCCCGTGGCCTCGGCCGTCGTGTCCTTGAGGAAGATCGCGCCCAGGTCGTCCTGGCTCACGTGGTGGTCGACGACCACCTTCGGGCCTTTGAAAGCGCGAATCACGTCGGCCACGTCGCCGAGCTGCTTCCAGGCCGACAGGTCGAGGATGATGGCGACCTGGCGATCGGCCAGGTCCGCCGCGTTCACCTGATCGGGATAGATCGTGAAGAGGTCGCCGTCGGGATCGAGGTAGTCGTAGCGGGGAGGCGTGCGGCTGGCGTTGACGACCTTGACGTCCTTGCCCTTCTGACGGAGCAAGCCGGCCATCCCGACCTCGGATCCGAGGGCGTCGCCGTCGGGCCGGATGTGGGTGGTGAGCAAGAAGCGGTCGTACTTTTCAACGAGGTCGGCCAGCGGGGTCCAGTCGATCATCAAACTTCTTCCCTATCATTCGGGAGCGGCGAGTCATCCATCATTCATCCGGTTCGACGCGTCTCGTCGTTCTCCAACAGTAACGACCAGGCGTCGATCCCCGCAATCCTGGGTTCGAGGTCCGTTCAAGTCGTATAAACGTCGGGGCGGAACCGATCGATGTGATCGCGAATCCAGGCGACCGTCTCGGCCAGCCCTTCATCGAGTGTGTAGCGCGGCGCCCATCCCCAGAGGCTCTGCGCCAGGGCGGTTCCCGCGAGTAATCTTTCAACCTCGCTGGCCGCCGGCCGGACGCGATCCGACTCGGTCTCGACCTCGATCGACTTGCCGAGGATCACGCCGATTTTCCCGACCAGCTCGCCGATGGTCACGTCGTCGCCCCGGCCGATGTTCACCACCTTGCCGACCGCCGCGTTGCACGAGGCGATCGAGACGAAGCCCTCGGCCGTGTCTTTCACGTACGTCAGGTCGCGGCGGGGGTCGAGGCGGCCGAGCTTCACGACCGGCCGGGTGAGCGCCTGGCTGATGATCGTCGGGATGATCGCCCGGGCCGACTGCCGGGGGCCGAACGTGTTGAACGGCCTGAGAATCGCGACCGGCAGGCCGAACGCGCGGTGATAGCTCTCGCCCAGGGCGTCGGCCCCGATCTTGGTCGCGGCGTAGGGCGATTGACCTCGAAGCGGGTGCTTCTCGTCGATCGGCACGTACTGCGCGGTGCCGTAAACCTCGGAAGTCGACGTCAGCACGACCTTTTCGATGGTCGGCGACCGGCGGCAGGCGTCGAGCACGTGGGCGGTTCCGACCATGTTGGTCTGAACCACGTCGTGGGGATGCTGATAGGAATACGGAATCGCGATCAACGCCCCCAAGTGGTAGACCACCTCGCGGCCCTCGACGGCGCCGGCGACCGCCTGCG contains:
- a CDS encoding GDP-mannose 4,6-dehydratase; the protein is MGKAVLVTGAGGFIGSHLTERLVRLGHQVRVLVRYNARDDRGHLDDLPKDVQAELEVVRGDLKDPQAVAGAVEGREVVYHLGALIAIPYSYQHPHDVVQTNMVGTAHVLDACRRSPTIEKVVLTSTSEVYGTAQYVPIDEKHPLRGQSPYAATKIGADALGESYHRAFGLPVAILRPFNTFGPRQSARAIIPTIISQALTRPVVKLGRLDPRRDLTYVKDTAEGFVSIASCNAAVGKVVNIGRGDDVTIGELVGKIGVILGKSIEVETESDRVRPAASEVERLLAGTALAQSLWGWAPRYTLDEGLAETVAWIRDHIDRFRPDVYTT
- a CDS encoding DHH family phosphoesterase, with amino-acid sequence MIDWTPLADLVEKYDRFLLTTHIRPDGDALGSEVGMAGLLRQKGKDVKVVNASRTPPRYDYLDPDGDLFTIYPDQVNAADLADRQVAIILDLSAWKQLGDVADVIRAFKGPKVVVDHHVSQDDLGAIFLKDTTAEATGTLVMQAVKALGGTFTKEVSTGLLTAIAMDTGWFAHPNTKPSTLRSVAELIEAGADINGIHRDLFERNTLGRVKLMGETLASLQTEMDGRIAYTAISREDLERTGAIAADSEDLVDYTVSLRGVEVGVLFIEQARGGVKASLRSRTGLDCAKLAGLLGGGGHRAAAGLTLADDLPTSIERVLAIVRSALDPATAGAQS